The following are from one region of the Rhipicephalus microplus isolate Deutch F79 chromosome 1, USDA_Rmic, whole genome shotgun sequence genome:
- the LOC142799918 gene encoding uncharacterized protein LOC142799918: MLQARSRHARFLVYVLLVHHRCVESLHLDDTLFEGSGLGEYRERIVSPLRKSASLRTLVLGGIFCEYKSIREELFGAIATLKNLCELTILGSAAAPSAVLDAVCALLGHTTSLVTLKIPSLAYDEAGATRLVAALRGNKTVQNVSLHGSILHSYAQNGVSSFAHFLANSAQLTSLSLEGVQTDPESTFQDVKWIVAPFHIRENLQSLCLTGFLLNAQCECLFAALVSAKKGCLKRLDLGGCRWIPKPRRERPGDGGATDVQGSGLSVIAHQRCHWIESFDKSARVHLSFLALAVEGLEPEQLRPLFDTAVTVKSLKTMSLSGVPLGKLKALCRVIREAGMTGIVRIEDSYIVDSTVLADLQEFPEALSKVAIRSSTERTPTAFEMAVRLACSCYLITELNLRLAQRILADVPTFRTLCNYLSTANSLRSLSLTGCGNPDLGRTLWSAGHPYSLLLQMIFKNTTVRALRLNRFHLGEDNLRFFVAGVVASKSLCELAFASWDPAENVTFVRMLASKFRANKTITLLRLMAPADGVKNEWFAIENVIGRNIGLLTCAAHYVMGNDYSPRCDAALEDVSGTNALMKRVDELMKDEPIMDEEMNCN, translated from the exons ATGCTGCAAGCGCGCAGCCGTCACGCCCGCTTTCTCGTCTACGTTCTGCTGGTGCATCACCGATGCGTCGAGAGTCTACATCTGGACGACACTCTCTTCGAAGGCAGTGGGCTTGGCGAGTACCGCGAACGCATCGTCTCGCCGCTGCGGAAAAGTGCTAGCTTACGGACGTTGGTTCTCGGTGGCATCTTCTGCGAGTACAA GAGCATTCGAGAGGAACTGTTCGGAGCCATAGCCACACTGAAGAACCTGTGCGAGCTGACCATCTTAGGCAGCGCCGCGGCGCCGTCGGCCGTTTTAGACGCCGTCTGTGCGCTTCTCGGGCACACCACGTCCCTCGTGACTCTGAAGATACCGAGCCTCGCTTATGACGAAGCAGGCGCTACTCGGCTAGTCGCTGCGCTCCGGGGCAACAAAACCGTCCAGAATGTGTCTCTGCACGGCAGCATCTTGCATTCGTATGCGCAGAATGGGGTTTCCTCGTTCGCCCACTTCTTGGCCAACAGTGCGCAACTAACTTCGCTGAGTTTGGAAGGTGTGCAGACGGATCCCGAAAGTACGTTCCAAGACGTGAAGTGGATCGTCGCGCCGTTCCATATTCGCGAAAACCTTCAGAGTCTGTGTCTGACAGGCTTCCTGTTAAACGCTCAATGCGAGTGTCTCTTCGCTGCCCTCGTGTCTGCGAAGAAGGGCTGTCTGAAGAGACTGGACTTAGGCGGCTGCCGGTGGATACCCAAGCCGCGGCGAGAACGGCCTGGTGACGGCGGAGCTACTGACGTCCAAGGTTCGGGTCTATCTGTGATCGCTCACCAACGTTGCCATTGGATTGAGTCGTTCGATAAGAGTGCGCGAGTACACCTCTCGTTTTTGGCTCTGGCCGTCGAGGGCCTCGAACCGGAACAGCTGCGGCCTCTATTCGACACCGCCGTTACCGTGAAATCGCTCAAAACCATGTCGCTGAGTGGTGTTCCGCTAGGCAAACTGAAGGCACTTTGCAGAGTCATCCGGGAAGCTGGAATGACCGGCATAGTTCGCATAGAAGATTCCTACATCGTCGACTCAACTGTGCTGGCTGATCTTCAGGAGTTTCCGGAAGCGTTGTCTAAGGTGGCGATCAGATCTTCTACCGAGCGGACTCCAACGGCGTTTGAAATGGCGGTCCGCCTTGCGTGCTCCTGCTATCTAATCACCGAGCTCAACCTGCGCTTGGCGCAGAGAATTCTTGCGGACGTCCCAACGTTTCGCACCCTGTGCAACTACTTGAGCACCGCTAATTCGCTGAGGTCGCTCTCACTGACAGGTTGTGGCAACCCAGATCTAGGCCGCACTCTTTGGTCGGCAGGTCACCCTTACAGCCTGCTCCTCCAGATGATCTTCAAGAACACGACTGTCCGTGCTTTGCGGCTGAACAGGTTCCATCTGGGTGAGGACAACTTGCGTTTCTTCGTGGCTGGAGTGGTTGCCAGCAAGAGTTTGTGCGAGCTCGCCTTCGCATCATGGGACCCGGCCGAAAATGTCACGTTTGTTCGGATGCTTGCTTCCAAGTTCCGCGCAAACAAGACCATTACCTTACTGCGTCTTATGGCACCTGCGGACGGTGTAAAAAATGAGTGGTTCGCCATCGAAAACGTCATCGGCCGCAACATAGGACTCCTGACTTGTGCGGCACACTATGTCATGGGAAACGACTACTCTCCGCGTTGCGACGCCGCTCTCGAAGATGTTTCCGGCACTAACGCACTCATGAAGAGAGTCGACGAACTAATGAAGGACGAACCAATAATGGACGAGGAAATGAACTGCAACTAA